One window from the genome of Rariglobus hedericola encodes:
- a CDS encoding sugar phosphate isomerase/epimerase family protein: MSTRPYARAFSSLGAVELTLDETLALATRHQLNAVELRGLGGSLDVPAWLAKTYGTPEAFAAHARQSPIRIVALDTSLRLIGNTSADRDAFLQFIPWAEALGIPRLRIFDGGSKAGLTEADLAQALETLAWWNGLRRENGWRTDFMIETHDALITTPAIRRFLAQAPTGTSLLWDAHHTWKLGGESPVDTWKEISSSVVHIHVKDSIPVPSGNNAYTYALPGTGDFPMASLRTILEQDGYASTVSLEWERHWHPKIEPLEDALTSAASHRWW; this comes from the coding sequence ATGTCCACCCGTCCCTACGCCCGCGCCTTCTCCTCCCTCGGTGCCGTCGAGCTCACGCTCGATGAAACCCTCGCCCTCGCTACACGCCACCAACTCAACGCCGTCGAACTGCGCGGACTCGGCGGTTCGCTCGACGTGCCCGCCTGGCTCGCCAAAACCTACGGCACGCCCGAAGCCTTCGCCGCCCACGCCCGTCAGTCGCCCATTCGTATCGTCGCACTGGATACGTCCCTCCGCCTCATCGGCAACACGTCGGCCGACCGCGATGCATTCCTCCAATTCATACCGTGGGCCGAAGCCCTTGGCATCCCCCGCCTGCGCATTTTCGACGGCGGCAGCAAAGCCGGTCTCACCGAGGCCGACCTCGCCCAAGCCCTCGAAACGCTCGCCTGGTGGAACGGCCTCCGCCGTGAAAACGGCTGGCGGACCGACTTCATGATCGAGACCCACGACGCGCTCATTACTACACCCGCGATCCGCCGTTTCCTCGCTCAGGCACCCACTGGAACCTCCTTGCTCTGGGATGCCCACCACACTTGGAAACTCGGCGGCGAATCGCCCGTGGATACATGGAAGGAGATTAGCTCCAGCGTGGTTCACATCCACGTCAAAGACAGCATTCCGGTTCCTTCCGGCAACAACGCCTACACCTACGCCCTTCCCGGAACGGGCGATTTCCCCATGGCGAGTTTGCGCACCATTCTGGAGCAGGACGGCTATGCCAGCACGGTCAGCCTTGAATGGGAACGCCACTGGCACCCGAAGATTGAGCCGCTTGAAGACGCGCTCACCTCCGCCGCCAGTCATCGTTGGTGGTGA
- a CDS encoding GH1 family beta-glucosidase, whose protein sequence is MPIKPKPLTFPKNFVWGVATAAAQIEGAAFEDGKGESIWDRFARIPGKVLNGDTLDVANDHYHRYPQDFALMRKLGIKNYRLSVSWPRIYPNGDGEINPKGLEFYNKLINSCLKHGITPWVTLFHWDLPQSLEDRGGWTNRATADAFAVYAETVVKALSDRVKNWITLNEIVCFTLLGYSKVGDKAPGRKESEKVVNQTYHHALLCHGHAVKAVRNFGGKGARVGITDNSAVPIPVTETPADIAAARAWFIEKNSRILEPIYTGRYSADHKKRMGADMPDVQKGDLGLISLPTDFLGLNIYTGAFVRAAKGKRYEELPLPADFPRSSCPWLNIMPQVLYWGTRLPAEIYKVPAIYITENGCGYDVETLTESGEVHDLHRRDLVRNYLHELHRAIADGVPVKGYFLWSFMDNYEWQDGYTRRFGIVHCDFKTQKRTPKTSAKWYAKVIAENRLV, encoded by the coding sequence ATGCCCATCAAACCAAAACCTCTCACTTTCCCTAAGAATTTCGTCTGGGGCGTCGCCACCGCCGCCGCCCAGATCGAAGGCGCCGCCTTCGAGGACGGCAAAGGCGAGTCCATCTGGGACCGCTTCGCCCGCATCCCGGGCAAGGTCCTCAACGGTGACACGCTCGATGTCGCCAACGACCACTACCACCGCTACCCGCAGGACTTCGCGCTCATGCGCAAGCTCGGCATCAAGAACTACCGTCTCTCGGTTTCCTGGCCGCGCATCTACCCGAACGGCGACGGCGAAATCAACCCCAAGGGCCTCGAGTTCTACAACAAACTCATCAACTCCTGCCTCAAGCACGGCATCACCCCGTGGGTCACGCTGTTCCACTGGGATCTCCCGCAATCCCTCGAAGATCGCGGCGGCTGGACCAATCGCGCCACCGCCGATGCCTTCGCCGTCTATGCCGAGACCGTCGTCAAAGCCCTCAGCGACCGCGTCAAAAACTGGATCACGCTCAACGAGATCGTCTGCTTCACCCTCCTCGGCTACTCCAAGGTCGGCGACAAGGCCCCCGGTCGCAAAGAAAGCGAGAAGGTCGTCAACCAGACTTACCATCACGCCCTCCTCTGCCACGGCCACGCCGTGAAGGCCGTCCGCAACTTCGGCGGCAAGGGCGCCCGCGTCGGCATCACCGACAACTCCGCCGTTCCCATTCCCGTCACCGAGACGCCTGCCGACATCGCCGCCGCCCGCGCCTGGTTCATCGAGAAGAACTCCCGCATCCTTGAGCCGATTTATACCGGCCGTTACTCCGCCGACCACAAGAAGCGCATGGGCGCCGATATGCCCGACGTCCAGAAAGGCGACCTCGGCCTCATCAGCCTCCCTACCGATTTCCTCGGCCTCAACATCTACACCGGCGCCTTCGTCCGCGCCGCCAAGGGCAAGCGCTACGAGGAACTCCCCCTCCCCGCCGACTTCCCCCGCAGCAGCTGCCCGTGGCTCAACATCATGCCGCAGGTCCTCTACTGGGGCACCCGCCTCCCCGCCGAGATCTACAAGGTCCCCGCAATCTACATCACTGAGAACGGCTGCGGTTACGATGTCGAGACGCTCACTGAAAGCGGCGAGGTCCACGATCTCCACCGCCGCGATCTCGTTCGCAACTACCTCCACGAACTCCACCGCGCCATCGCCGACGGCGTGCCGGTCAAGGGCTACTTCCTCTGGTCCTTCATGGACAATTACGAGTGGCAGGACGGCTACACCCGTCGCTTCGGCATCGTCCACTGCGACTTCAAGACGCAGAAGCGCACCCCCAAGACCTCCGCCAAATGGTATGCGAAGGTCATCGCCGAAAACCGCCTCGTTTAA
- the dxs gene encoding 1-deoxy-D-xylulose-5-phosphate synthase translates to MNTSAGTSAPSFSSPRLLDGIRGPADVKALAADQLPQLAREIRNEIIAVTASNGGHVGPNLGVVELTLALHRVFTTPDDQFVFDVSHQGYVHKLLTGRGGEFFRKLRQTGGASGFLYRAESTHDSFGAGHAGTALSAALGMATARDLRGTNEHVVALCGDAAFTCGITLEALNNVVSSTKRLVVILNDNEWSIAKNVGALSKYLNRLSTNSTYNKVHHDLEKFFTGLPGGQDMHRLWVKWKRETKDFFVESSLFEKFGLRYLGPIDGHNLEELVKNLEFAKNCDTPVILHVITKKGKGLDAAIAHPEKFHGASPYDPLTGESLKPAVAPIAPPAPNYQDVMGKAMVRFAKANPAIVGITGAMPSGTGLSHLAAECPKQFFDVGIAEEHAVIFAAGLATKGIRPVVAIYSTFLQRGYDPIIHDVALQNLPVTFVMDRAGLSPNDGPTHHGLFDLAYLRPVPNATIMQPKDEDELVDMMHTSLQLPGPGFIRYPRGAGLGVKIKESPATLPIGQAEVLKQGSNIMIWALGSMVQDALALAARLEATENISVGVVNARFIKPLDRTLLLSQAACIPLIVTMEDHVLAGGFGSAALEALQEADCPAAVERIGWPDTFVEHGSSQNILRAAHGLSPDAIHQRVADRWRNRHAARVEANA, encoded by the coding sequence ATGAACACATCTGCCGGCACTTCGGCCCCTTCTTTTTCCTCGCCACGTCTGCTTGATGGCATCCGCGGGCCAGCAGACGTCAAGGCCTTGGCAGCGGATCAACTGCCGCAGCTCGCCCGCGAAATTCGCAACGAGATCATCGCTGTCACCGCGAGCAACGGTGGCCATGTCGGCCCCAACCTCGGCGTCGTCGAGCTCACCCTCGCCCTTCACCGTGTGTTCACCACCCCCGATGACCAGTTCGTCTTCGACGTCTCGCATCAGGGTTACGTGCACAAACTCCTCACCGGCCGTGGCGGTGAATTTTTCCGCAAACTCCGTCAGACCGGCGGCGCCAGCGGTTTCCTGTATCGCGCCGAGAGCACCCACGATTCTTTCGGCGCCGGACACGCCGGCACCGCCCTCTCCGCGGCCTTGGGCATGGCCACCGCCCGCGACCTGCGCGGCACGAACGAACACGTGGTCGCCCTCTGCGGAGACGCCGCCTTCACCTGCGGCATCACGCTCGAAGCACTGAACAACGTCGTCAGTTCCACCAAGCGCCTGGTCGTCATCCTCAACGACAACGAGTGGTCCATCGCCAAAAACGTCGGAGCCCTTTCGAAATACCTGAACCGGCTTTCCACCAACTCCACTTATAACAAAGTCCACCACGACCTCGAAAAGTTCTTCACCGGCCTTCCTGGCGGACAGGACATGCACCGTCTCTGGGTAAAGTGGAAACGCGAGACCAAGGACTTCTTTGTCGAGTCCTCGCTCTTCGAAAAATTCGGCCTGCGTTACCTCGGTCCCATCGACGGGCATAACCTCGAAGAACTCGTGAAGAACCTCGAGTTCGCCAAAAACTGCGACACGCCCGTCATTCTTCACGTCATCACCAAAAAGGGCAAAGGCCTCGACGCCGCCATCGCCCATCCGGAAAAATTCCACGGCGCGAGTCCCTACGATCCGCTCACCGGCGAGAGCCTGAAACCCGCCGTCGCTCCCATCGCTCCGCCCGCCCCCAATTACCAGGACGTCATGGGCAAGGCCATGGTTCGGTTCGCGAAGGCCAATCCCGCCATCGTCGGCATCACCGGCGCCATGCCGAGCGGCACGGGTTTGTCGCACCTCGCGGCCGAGTGCCCGAAACAGTTCTTCGATGTCGGCATCGCCGAGGAACACGCCGTGATCTTCGCCGCCGGTCTCGCCACCAAGGGCATCAGGCCCGTCGTCGCCATCTACTCCACGTTTCTCCAGCGCGGTTACGATCCCATCATCCACGATGTTGCCCTGCAAAACCTGCCGGTGACGTTCGTCATGGATCGCGCCGGCCTCTCGCCCAACGACGGCCCCACGCACCACGGCCTCTTTGACCTCGCCTACCTGCGCCCGGTCCCGAATGCCACGATCATGCAGCCCAAGGACGAGGACGAGCTCGTGGACATGATGCACACCAGTCTCCAGCTCCCCGGCCCCGGTTTCATCCGCTACCCCCGAGGAGCTGGGCTCGGCGTTAAGATCAAGGAAAGCCCCGCCACGCTTCCAATCGGACAGGCCGAGGTCTTAAAGCAGGGTTCCAACATCATGATCTGGGCGCTTGGCTCCATGGTGCAGGATGCCCTCGCCCTCGCCGCACGTCTCGAAGCTACCGAAAATATTTCTGTCGGCGTTGTGAACGCCCGTTTTATCAAGCCCCTCGACCGCACACTGCTGCTCAGCCAGGCCGCCTGCATCCCGCTCATCGTCACGATGGAGGATCACGTGCTCGCCGGCGGGTTTGGCAGCGCCGCCCTCGAGGCGCTGCAGGAAGCCGACTGCCCCGCCGCCGTCGAACGTATCGGATGGCCGGATACGTTCGTCGAACACGGCAGCAGCCAGAACATCCTGCGCGCCGCCCACGGACTTTCGCCCGACGCCATCCACCAGCGTGTCGCCGACCGCTGGCGCAACCGCCACGCAGCCCGTGTCGAGGCCAACGCCTGA
- the xseB gene encoding exodeoxyribonuclease VII small subunit, with amino-acid sequence MADKTKQPPSFEDALARLETIVESMESGDVPLAELLAKFEEGNTLLKTCEARLKEAELKIEQLKKQKNGPVVLTPFDTTRDA; translated from the coding sequence GTGGCCGACAAAACCAAGCAACCGCCTTCCTTCGAGGACGCCCTCGCACGCCTTGAAACGATCGTTGAATCGATGGAATCCGGCGACGTCCCGCTGGCCGAGTTGCTCGCCAAGTTCGAAGAGGGCAACACCCTGCTCAAAACCTGCGAGGCCCGTCTCAAAGAAGCCGAGCTCAAGATAGAACAGCTTAAAAAACAAAAAAACGGCCCGGTTGTCCTGACGCCCTTTGACACCACCCGCGACGCCTGA
- a CDS encoding M48 family metallopeptidase: protein MVFTVVVGLVVAKLLAELVLAALNRAEVRRHASQAPAAVAAIMDEETYRKSVDYTLAKNRFGVWSMIFDTGVLLLALSSQVLPMLFGSVGAWSPVGKWDDALFILFVGVLLSIPSLPFEWWGQFRLEGRFGFNKSTPGLWIADKFKGLALMFVIGFPLLWALLSLVGWVGNAWWFWGFGLIFVFQLLMMVLYPKLIMPLFNKLTPLPEGELRTRLMSLADRTGFKAATIEVMDGSKRSGHSNAFFTGFGRFRRIVLFDTLIAQLTPEELEAVLAHEVGHYRRGHIPKTLVLSAVIQLGAFAAIAWLARSDWFNPAFHFPARELAPSFLLFGLLSGAVMFWFSPLGNILSRKHEYEADAFAREAMGGKEPLVAALRKLSQKNLSNLTPHPWFSGFYYSHPTLVEREAAMAKTS from the coding sequence ATGGTTTTTACAGTCGTGGTCGGGTTGGTGGTTGCCAAGTTGCTGGCTGAATTGGTCTTGGCGGCTTTAAATCGCGCGGAAGTGCGCCGTCATGCCTCGCAGGCTCCGGCCGCCGTGGCCGCGATCATGGATGAGGAGACTTACCGGAAATCCGTGGATTACACGCTGGCGAAGAACCGCTTCGGAGTCTGGTCGATGATTTTTGACACGGGGGTGCTACTGCTGGCGTTGTCGAGCCAAGTGCTGCCGATGCTTTTCGGAAGCGTGGGAGCGTGGTCGCCAGTGGGTAAGTGGGATGACGCGTTGTTTATTCTTTTTGTGGGTGTGCTGCTGAGCATCCCGAGTCTGCCGTTTGAGTGGTGGGGGCAATTCAGGCTCGAAGGGCGTTTCGGCTTCAATAAATCCACGCCCGGGTTGTGGATCGCGGACAAGTTCAAGGGCCTGGCGCTGATGTTCGTCATCGGGTTTCCGCTGCTCTGGGCGTTGCTCTCGTTGGTCGGCTGGGTCGGTAATGCGTGGTGGTTCTGGGGCTTCGGGCTGATCTTCGTGTTCCAGCTCCTGATGATGGTGCTCTACCCGAAGTTGATCATGCCGCTGTTCAACAAGCTCACGCCGCTGCCCGAGGGCGAGCTGCGCACACGCTTGATGTCTTTGGCGGATCGCACGGGTTTCAAGGCGGCGACCATCGAGGTGATGGATGGCAGCAAACGCTCGGGGCACTCGAATGCGTTTTTTACGGGCTTCGGACGCTTTCGCCGTATCGTGTTGTTCGATACGTTGATCGCGCAGCTCACGCCCGAGGAACTCGAGGCGGTGCTGGCGCATGAAGTCGGTCACTATCGTCGCGGGCATATTCCCAAGACGCTCGTGCTTTCAGCGGTAATCCAGCTGGGCGCATTCGCAGCCATCGCCTGGCTGGCGCGCAGCGACTGGTTCAACCCGGCGTTTCATTTTCCTGCGCGTGAACTGGCGCCGAGTTTCCTGCTCTTCGGCTTGTTGAGCGGAGCGGTGATGTTCTGGTTTTCGCCCCTCGGCAACATCCTGTCGCGAAAACATGAATACGAAGCCGATGCCTTCGCCCGCGAAGCGATGGGCGGAAAAGAACCGCTGGTGGCGGCGCTGCGAAAGCTCTCCCAGAAGAACCTGAGCAACCTGACGCCGCATCCGTGGTTCAGTGGATTCTACTACTCGCATCCAACTCTGGTGGAGCGCGAGGCGGCGATGGCCAAAACAAGCTGA
- a CDS encoding endonuclease/exonuclease/phosphatase family protein yields the protein MNVAVLRLCGVLLSGWLLASSSQAEPLTVATYNIENYTIADRTVEGVYRKEYPKPEADKAALRAVIRQMNADVLALQEIGGAPFLAELQRDLKHEGVDYPHAVVLEAEDKDRMIAVLSKRPLVQVVRHQDLAFKYLGGVMKVRRGLLEVRVADDKGEVAVFVVHLKSRFTERPDDPGAALQRAGEAVAVRDRVLAVFPKPDTARFLIVGDFNDGRTARPVRAMLERGETPITTWLPAADERGHVWSHFFRKDDSYSRVDHVLVSAGLLPRVLGGAGRIQDSPEVGKASDHRPVVVVLE from the coding sequence ATGAACGTCGCGGTCCTTCGCCTTTGCGGGGTATTGCTTTCGGGCTGGTTGCTCGCGAGTAGTTCGCAGGCGGAGCCGCTGACCGTCGCGACTTACAATATCGAGAATTACACGATCGCCGACCGGACTGTGGAGGGCGTGTATCGGAAGGAATATCCCAAGCCGGAGGCGGACAAAGCGGCGTTGCGGGCGGTCATCCGCCAGATGAATGCGGATGTGCTGGCGTTGCAGGAGATCGGTGGAGCGCCGTTTCTCGCGGAGTTGCAACGCGACTTGAAACATGAAGGCGTGGATTATCCGCATGCCGTCGTGTTGGAAGCGGAGGACAAAGATCGCATGATCGCGGTGCTGTCGAAGAGGCCACTGGTGCAAGTGGTGCGTCACCAAGATCTCGCGTTCAAATATCTGGGTGGCGTCATGAAGGTCCGTCGCGGATTACTTGAAGTGCGCGTGGCTGACGACAAGGGCGAGGTCGCGGTCTTTGTGGTGCATTTGAAGAGCCGCTTTACGGAGCGACCGGATGATCCGGGTGCGGCGCTGCAACGAGCGGGTGAAGCCGTTGCGGTGCGTGATCGGGTGCTGGCGGTGTTTCCCAAACCGGATACGGCGCGGTTTTTGATTGTCGGGGATTTTAACGACGGACGGACCGCGCGTCCGGTGCGGGCGATGTTGGAACGCGGCGAGACCCCGATCACGACCTGGCTGCCGGCGGCGGATGAACGCGGCCATGTGTGGTCGCACTTTTTCCGGAAGGACGATTCTTATTCACGCGTGGATCACGTGCTGGTTTCAGCGGGTTTGCTGCCTCGGGTGCTCGGTGGAGCCGGACGGATTCAGGACTCGCCGGAAGTCGGGAAGGCGAGCGATCACCGTCCAGTCGTCGTCGTGTTGGAATAA
- a CDS encoding IPT/TIG domain-containing protein: MQNTRFIRAKSLLLALSALVGLVSLTGCNHAITNLTPSVLAENPSQIYTISTRVKPDAPEVVPGSLLVRIIIDGQSFDMKKSALGRDIYEFEYQLPAGRAEIAYYFLINYKYVHQGVVNAREEFSDVVRSNIVGRYVLSLETNRGPVGARISVLGRGFTAQDTVTFDGTSARTVYDSPTSISFFVPAVESGRNYKVEIAGANGTSAVGTFRVDSTALTVSPTSLALTRGQVQELTFTLTTPAPTGGLLLDVTTDAPDSVIMPEVVVPAGSTSATVSITGGKPGSGSLFLKGFGEGEIAVPVTVK; this comes from the coding sequence ATGCAAAACACCCGCTTTATTCGCGCCAAATCCCTTCTCCTCGCGCTTAGCGCCTTGGTCGGTCTCGTTTCCCTGACCGGTTGCAACCACGCCATCACCAATCTCACGCCCAGCGTGCTGGCGGAAAACCCCTCGCAGATCTACACGATCTCCACCCGCGTAAAGCCCGATGCCCCCGAGGTCGTCCCCGGCAGCCTGCTCGTCCGCATCATCATCGACGGCCAGAGCTTCGACATGAAAAAGAGCGCCCTCGGCCGCGACATCTATGAATTCGAGTATCAACTCCCCGCCGGTCGCGCCGAAATCGCCTATTATTTCCTGATTAACTACAAGTATGTCCATCAGGGCGTCGTTAACGCCCGAGAGGAGTTCTCCGACGTCGTCCGCAGCAATATCGTTGGTCGCTACGTTCTCTCCCTGGAAACCAACCGTGGTCCCGTCGGCGCCCGCATCAGCGTCCTTGGCCGCGGTTTCACCGCTCAGGACACCGTGACCTTCGACGGCACCTCCGCCCGCACCGTTTACGACTCCCCCACTTCGATCAGCTTCTTCGTCCCCGCCGTCGAGTCCGGTCGCAACTACAAGGTCGAGATCGCCGGCGCCAACGGCACTTCCGCCGTCGGCACCTTCCGCGTCGATTCCACCGCCCTCACAGTTTCGCCCACCTCGCTCGCCCTTACCCGCGGCCAGGTTCAGGAGCTCACCTTCACCCTGACCACGCCCGCCCCCACCGGCGGCCTGCTCCTGGATGTCACCACCGACGCTCCCGACAGCGTGATCATGCCCGAAGTCGTCGTCCCCGCCGGCTCCACCAGCGCCACGGTCAGCATCACCGGCGGCAAGCCCGGTTCCGGCAGCCTCTTCCTCAAGGGCTTCGGCGAAGGCGAAATCGCCGTTCCCGTAACCGTCAAGTAA
- the hemW gene encoding radical SAM family heme chaperone HemW, which produces MSEINSAVRQSGQHGPLGLYVHVPFCASTCDFCAFYQTTPTADGIDQYMKAMADEAALVAWDGRRIETVFWGGGTPGLLSPQDIRRLGNIVSARLGGGATEWTVEMAPASVTEARLEALKEIGVTRISMGAQSFQPELLDGLGRQHTREQIFRAYERIRAANFASVNIDLMFALPGQDEAAWLADLGEALALAPDHLSTYCLTFEEDTKLWVKLSKGQVKLDVEHEARLYETTWARLEESGYVQYEVSNFARSGHACLHNLNTWRMHEWAGLGPSAASQHAGWRGGNVADLVKWQELVSRGERVTEDRVQLTPALLAEDALIFGVRMNAGVDLGALRGRFPSAPWDAVSAEIARLTDAEVAVVKDDHLRLTTRGRLIADTVGGELMQAFSEAAEA; this is translated from the coding sequence ATGAGCGAAATCAATTCTGCGGTGCGGCAATCAGGTCAACACGGTCCGCTTGGGCTTTACGTGCATGTTCCGTTTTGCGCATCGACGTGCGATTTCTGTGCGTTTTACCAGACCACGCCAACGGCAGATGGTATCGATCAATATATGAAAGCGATGGCCGATGAGGCGGCCTTGGTCGCCTGGGACGGTCGCCGGATCGAAACGGTTTTCTGGGGTGGAGGCACCCCTGGGCTGCTGTCTCCGCAGGATATCCGCCGGTTGGGGAACATCGTGAGCGCACGGCTTGGCGGCGGGGCGACGGAGTGGACGGTGGAAATGGCACCGGCTTCCGTGACCGAGGCGCGACTGGAGGCGTTGAAAGAAATCGGGGTCACGCGTATCTCGATGGGGGCACAATCATTTCAACCGGAGTTGCTCGACGGATTGGGGCGCCAGCACACGCGCGAGCAAATTTTCCGTGCTTACGAGCGCATCCGTGCGGCGAATTTCGCGAGTGTGAACATCGACCTGATGTTCGCTTTGCCCGGGCAGGACGAAGCGGCATGGCTGGCTGATCTGGGCGAAGCACTGGCATTGGCGCCGGATCATCTTTCGACGTATTGCCTCACCTTCGAAGAGGACACGAAACTCTGGGTGAAGTTGTCCAAGGGACAGGTGAAGCTCGACGTCGAGCACGAGGCGCGGCTCTACGAAACGACTTGGGCGCGGTTGGAGGAGTCGGGTTACGTCCAATATGAAGTGTCGAATTTCGCACGATCAGGTCATGCGTGCCTCCATAACTTGAATACGTGGCGCATGCACGAGTGGGCCGGACTGGGGCCGTCGGCCGCCTCGCAACACGCGGGCTGGCGCGGAGGAAATGTGGCGGATCTGGTCAAATGGCAGGAACTCGTCTCCCGGGGCGAACGGGTGACCGAGGACCGGGTGCAGCTCACGCCGGCGCTGCTGGCCGAGGATGCGCTGATTTTTGGCGTGCGGATGAATGCAGGGGTTGACCTCGGGGCGTTGCGCGGCCGTTTCCCGTCCGCGCCATGGGATGCGGTCTCAGCCGAGATTGCACGGCTGACCGATGCGGAGGTCGCGGTAGTGAAGGACGACCATCTGCGGCTGACGACACGCGGCCGGTTGATCGCGGATACGGTGGGCGGCGAACTGATGCAGGCGTTTTCCGAAGCTGCCGAGGCGTGA
- a CDS encoding M23 family metallopeptidase has protein sequence MCPLAVFAAGPRIELVWPTPNTAYLEGKPIDAYVQPTVSGEVTSGLFGCARSGGGQFHEGVDLKPVSRDRKGEPTDDVFATMTGVVRHINKRSGESSYGRYIVIEHPDLKPAVYTLYAHLSAVSVGLNPGDTVQRGQVIATMGRSAGGYAIPKDRAHLHYEIGLMMTRQFQSWYDWKKFGSPNEQGLYNGMNLMAVNALDFFNEFRARRVNNFTEYFAQLPAVARVRIATTRTPDFVQRYPELLTTPVPMGGVAGWEMKVNATGIPFSWTPLAATDVIGFRANEIRLSEVDADAIKRFRCKSIAVSRRGEYTPGRDLDTMLQLVFGVR, from the coding sequence TTGTGTCCGCTGGCGGTATTCGCGGCGGGCCCGCGCATCGAGTTAGTGTGGCCTACGCCCAATACGGCTTATCTCGAGGGTAAGCCGATCGATGCTTACGTGCAGCCGACAGTTTCCGGGGAGGTGACGTCCGGGCTTTTCGGCTGCGCGCGCAGCGGTGGCGGGCAGTTTCACGAAGGCGTGGATTTAAAGCCGGTATCGCGCGACCGGAAGGGCGAGCCGACGGATGATGTGTTTGCCACGATGACGGGTGTGGTGAGGCACATCAACAAACGCTCAGGCGAGAGCAGTTACGGTCGGTATATTGTGATCGAGCACCCCGACTTGAAACCGGCGGTGTATACGCTTTACGCGCATCTCAGCGCGGTCTCCGTGGGATTAAACCCGGGGGACACGGTGCAGCGCGGACAGGTGATTGCCACGATGGGGCGTTCGGCGGGCGGCTATGCGATTCCCAAGGATCGCGCCCACCTGCATTACGAAATCGGTCTGATGATGACGCGGCAGTTCCAGTCGTGGTATGACTGGAAAAAGTTCGGCAGTCCCAACGAGCAGGGGCTTTACAACGGCATGAATCTCATGGCCGTGAACGCGCTGGATTTCTTTAACGAATTTCGTGCGCGTCGCGTAAATAACTTCACCGAATATTTTGCGCAGCTTCCTGCGGTGGCCCGTGTGCGCATCGCCACCACGCGCACGCCGGATTTCGTGCAACGGTATCCTGAACTGCTGACGACCCCCGTGCCGATGGGCGGCGTGGCGGGTTGGGAAATGAAGGTCAACGCCACAGGGATTCCGTTTTCGTGGACTCCGCTGGCGGCGACTGACGTGATCGGGTTTCGTGCAAACGAGATCCGGTTGTCGGAGGTCGATGCCGATGCAATCAAGCGCTTTCGCTGCAAGTCCATCGCGGTGTCACGACGCGGCGAATACACGCCGGGCCGTGATCTCGACACAATGCTGCAGCTCGTGTTCGGCGTGCGCTGA
- the nadA gene encoding quinolinate synthase NadA, which translates to MPVLDYEPLVLLPRSAPPKLTPIQEEILALKRERNAVILAHNYQIEAIQQVADYVGDSLGLSYQAQAAQADVILFCGVHFMAETAKIVNPARTVLLPDIDAGCSLSDSCPDDRLAAYKAANPNVYVVAYINCSAGVKALSDVIVTSGNAVKIVNQIPADKDILFVPDQNLGQWVSQQTGRKMRLWPGSCYAHVMFTTQAVEKVRAKFPNAPVVAHPECTQAVRDLADEVCSTELMVKFAKETPATEIIVVTESGMLHRLRKEVPHKTFIAGPTDSCACNDCRFMKMNTIEKVRDALKNLSPVIDVPEAIRTAALVPIQRMLDWSKR; encoded by the coding sequence ATGCCTGTTCTCGATTACGAGCCCCTCGTCCTCCTCCCGCGTTCGGCCCCGCCGAAGCTTACGCCCATTCAGGAGGAAATCCTCGCGCTCAAACGCGAACGCAACGCCGTCATCCTGGCCCACAACTACCAGATCGAGGCCATCCAGCAGGTCGCCGATTACGTCGGTGATTCCCTTGGTCTGTCGTATCAGGCACAGGCCGCGCAGGCCGACGTGATTCTCTTCTGCGGCGTCCACTTCATGGCTGAAACCGCCAAGATCGTGAACCCCGCGCGCACGGTTTTGCTGCCCGACATCGACGCCGGTTGCTCACTCTCCGACTCCTGCCCCGACGATCGTCTCGCCGCCTACAAAGCCGCCAATCCCAACGTTTACGTCGTCGCTTACATCAACTGTTCCGCCGGCGTGAAAGCGCTGAGCGACGTGATCGTCACCAGCGGCAACGCCGTCAAAATCGTCAACCAAATCCCCGCCGACAAAGACATCCTCTTCGTCCCCGACCAGAATCTCGGCCAGTGGGTTTCCCAGCAGACCGGCCGCAAGATGCGCCTGTGGCCCGGCAGCTGTTACGCACACGTCATGTTCACGACGCAGGCCGTGGAAAAAGTCCGCGCCAAATTCCCCAACGCGCCCGTCGTCGCCCATCCCGAGTGCACGCAAGCCGTGCGCGATCTCGCCGACGAGGTTTGCTCCACCGAGCTCATGGTGAAATTCGCCAAGGAAACCCCCGCCACCGAGATCATCGTCGTCACCGAGAGCGGCATGCTGCACCGCCTGCGCAAAGAAGTTCCGCACAAGACCTTCATCGCCGGCCCAACCGATTCTTGCGCCTGCAACGACTGCCGTTTCATGAAGATGAACACCATCGAGAAGGTCCGCGATGCGTTGAAAAACCTGTCGCCCGTCATCGATGTGCCGGAAGCCATCCGCACCGCCGCGCTCGTTCCGATCCAACGCATGCTGGACTGGAGCAAGCGCTGA